From Tachysurus fulvidraco isolate hzauxx_2018 chromosome 10, HZAU_PFXX_2.0, whole genome shotgun sequence, one genomic window encodes:
- the LOC113654899 gene encoding probable C-mannosyltransferase DPY19L4 isoform X1: protein MSSFVEGCKSCRSCYKREMTDVRCRKPCEKDEAVSDVHQGSRIEGVVKDEDGADGLGSDTAPAGKEDTESRAAEDADADADADEARADAGQTESPSPAAEEEKKEEQDSNSSKTTNKSSKTVMFQRLAKLFIGCLAAVTCGMMYAVYLSTYHERKFWFSTRQELEREITFQGGSGLYYYYYKHMLFASSFEKGVHELMRDNRTVSGQTINAVEQLSLYPELLSSLLYKLSGSQDSIEPVYFYIGVVFALQAVFVTALFICSWVMSGTWVAGMLAVAWFIINRPDTTKVDYAIPLRDNWALPYFSCQVAALTGFLSNNISSSMEMFCYLLMSVTTFTFIVMWEHSHYILFIQGLALLLLDCFDLVPARKTADVHKVYLSSLFLAYVVQYQKASLLSCPLLSLLVANMLAKYLQQKLKMGPLVARLMKIVLHLYLVFTASITYNYLIKRIFPVNQSDFILKFLEIRFGLNSTTEFIPNLLLCDDGFQAPGQDFFLRLTHTSVLPFYLLVLVICLLSIMQTIYRRLSGERAMGSVQMEDGRIGERPEVIYHVFHTMLFGALAMLFQGLKYLWTPYVCMFTAFGVCSPDLWMTVLRWVRLKSVHPVVLALILSTAVPTIIGFSLWREYFPRVLTELTEVQEFYDPDTVELMNWIRSQAPLSAVFAASPALSGTLKVCTGWPVASLPLYADLSLLQRTESTYQVYAMRSAEDVYKLLTAQKSSYVIIEEELCNEMSPDRSCRIKDLLDYANGHVVYDQGEMYTFSKHGRFCHQIKMNYSPYTNYFTRVFWNRSYHVYKVNSVISFQY from the exons AGAGAAATGACAGACGTGCGATGTAGAAAACCGTGTGAGAAGGACGAGGCAGTGTCTGATGTGCACCAAGGTAGCAGAATAGAAG gTGTTGTGAAGGATGAAGATGGAGCTGATGGTCTGGGATCAGACACGGCACCTGCTGGTAAAGAAGACACGGAGAGCCGAGCAGCTGAGGACGCAGATGCAGACGCAGACGCAGACGAGGCGAGAGCAGACGCAGGCCAGACGGAGTCTCCGTCTCCCGCtgcagaggaggagaagaaggaagagCAGGACTCCAACTCCAGCAAGACAACAAACAAGAGCAGTAAAA CTGTGATGTTTCAGAGGTTAGCGAAGCTCTTTATCGGTTGTCTAGCAGCTGTGACCTGTGGGATGATGTACGCCGTGTACCTGAGCACGTACCACGAGAGGAAGTTCTGGTTCTCCACTCGGCAG gagctggagagagagatcACCTTCCAGGGAGGCAGCGGTctttattactactactacaaacACATGCTGTTCGCCTCGTCCTTCGAGAAGG gtgtgcACGAGCTGATGCGAGATAACAGGACAGTATCTGGTCAGACCATTAATGCAGTGGAGCAGCTGTCTCTCTACCCCGAGCTCCTCAGCAGCCTGCTCTACAAACTGAGTGGCAGTCAG GACTCCATCGAGCCGGTTTATTTCTACATCGGCGTGGTGTTTGCGCTGCAGGCTGTCTTTGTGACGGCTCTGTTTATCTGCAGCTGGGTGATGAGTGGCACTTGGGTGGCTGGGATGCTGGCAGTGGCCTGGTTCATCATTAACAG gcCTGACACGACTAAAGTGGACTATGCTATTCCTCTGAGAGATAACTGGGCTCTCCCTTACTTCTCCTGCCAAGTAGCTGCTTTAACTGGCTTCCTGAGCAACAACATCAGCTCTTCTATGGAG atgttCTGTTACCTGCTGATGAGTGTGACGACGTTCACCTTCATAGTGATGTGGGAGCACAGCCACTACATACTGTTTATACAGGGACTTGCGCTCTTACTGCTGGACTGCTTCGATCTCGTACCAGCAcgcaag ACAGCAGATGTCCATAAAGTGTATCTGAGCTCTTTGTTCCTGGCGTATGTTGTGCAGTATCAGAAGGCCAGCCTACTTTCCTGTCCCCTCCTCAGTCTGCTGGTAGCCAACATGCTGGCCAAATACCTGCAG caaaaaCTGAAGATGGGCCCGCTGGTAGCGAGACTGATGAAGATTGTGCTACACCTTTACTTAGTCTTCACTGCAAGCATCACCTACAACTACCTGATCAAG AGAATTTTTCCAGTCAATCAGAGTGACTTCATCTTGAAGTTCCTGGAAATCAGGTTTGGCTTAAACTCGACAAC agagTTTATCCCCAACCTGCTGCTATGTGACGATGGTTTCCAGGCTCCGGGCCAGGACTTCTTCCTGCGTCTCACTCACACTTCTGTCCTGCCTTTTTATTTGCTCGTGCTGGTCATCTGCTTGCTGTCAATCATGCAGACCATCTACAGGAGACTCAG TGGTGAGAGAGCGATGGGCAGCGTGCAGATGGAGGACGGGCGGATCGGGGAGCGACCGGAGGTGATCTACCACGTGTTCCACACAATGCTGTTCGGAGCTCTGGCCATGCTGTTTCAGGG GTTAAAGTATCTTTGGACCCCATAcgtgtgtatgttcactgcaTTTGGTGTGTGTTCACCAGATCTCTGGATGACTGTCTTAAGATGGGTCAGACTCAAGTCTGTCCATCCTGTAGTGCTG GCACTCATCCTGAGCACCGCCGTGCCGACCATCATCGGCTTCAGCTTATGGAGAGAG TATTTCCCACGCGTACTGACAGAGCTTACAGAGGTTCAGGAGTTTTATGATCCTGATACAGTGGAGCTCATGAACTGGATTAG GAGTCAGGCTCCGCTCTCGGCCGTGTTCGCCGCGAGTCCTGCGCTGTCTGGAACGTTGAAGGTGTGTACGGGATGGCCGGTTGCCAGTCTCCCGCTCTACGCAGACCTCAGCCTGCTGCAGAGAACAGAGAGT ACGTATCAGGTGTATGCCATGCGCTCTGCCGAAGATGTCTATAAGCTGCTGACAGCTCAGAAGTCAAGTTACGTCATCATCGAAGAGGAGCTGTGTAACGAGATGAGTCCCGACAGAAGCTGCAGAATCAAAGACCTGCTCGACTACGCAAACGGCCAC GTGGTGTATGACCAAGGGGAAATGTACACTTTTTCCAAGCACGGGCGATTCTGTCACCAGATAAAAATGAACTACTCTCCATACACCAACTACTTCACACGAGTTTTCTGGAACCGCTCCTACCATGTCTACAAAGTCAACTCGGTCATCTCCTTCCAGTACTGA
- the LOC113654899 gene encoding probable C-mannosyltransferase DPY19L4 isoform X2 produces MTDVRCRKPCEKDEAVSDVHQGSRIEGVVKDEDGADGLGSDTAPAGKEDTESRAAEDADADADADEARADAGQTESPSPAAEEEKKEEQDSNSSKTTNKSSKTVMFQRLAKLFIGCLAAVTCGMMYAVYLSTYHERKFWFSTRQELEREITFQGGSGLYYYYYKHMLFASSFEKGVHELMRDNRTVSGQTINAVEQLSLYPELLSSLLYKLSGSQDSIEPVYFYIGVVFALQAVFVTALFICSWVMSGTWVAGMLAVAWFIINRPDTTKVDYAIPLRDNWALPYFSCQVAALTGFLSNNISSSMEMFCYLLMSVTTFTFIVMWEHSHYILFIQGLALLLLDCFDLVPARKTADVHKVYLSSLFLAYVVQYQKASLLSCPLLSLLVANMLAKYLQQKLKMGPLVARLMKIVLHLYLVFTASITYNYLIKRIFPVNQSDFILKFLEIRFGLNSTTEFIPNLLLCDDGFQAPGQDFFLRLTHTSVLPFYLLVLVICLLSIMQTIYRRLSGERAMGSVQMEDGRIGERPEVIYHVFHTMLFGALAMLFQGLKYLWTPYVCMFTAFGVCSPDLWMTVLRWVRLKSVHPVVLALILSTAVPTIIGFSLWREYFPRVLTELTEVQEFYDPDTVELMNWIRSQAPLSAVFAASPALSGTLKVCTGWPVASLPLYADLSLLQRTESTYQVYAMRSAEDVYKLLTAQKSSYVIIEEELCNEMSPDRSCRIKDLLDYANGHVVYDQGEMYTFSKHGRFCHQIKMNYSPYTNYFTRVFWNRSYHVYKVNSVISFQY; encoded by the exons ATGACAGACGTGCGATGTAGAAAACCGTGTGAGAAGGACGAGGCAGTGTCTGATGTGCACCAAGGTAGCAGAATAGAAG gTGTTGTGAAGGATGAAGATGGAGCTGATGGTCTGGGATCAGACACGGCACCTGCTGGTAAAGAAGACACGGAGAGCCGAGCAGCTGAGGACGCAGATGCAGACGCAGACGCAGACGAGGCGAGAGCAGACGCAGGCCAGACGGAGTCTCCGTCTCCCGCtgcagaggaggagaagaaggaagagCAGGACTCCAACTCCAGCAAGACAACAAACAAGAGCAGTAAAA CTGTGATGTTTCAGAGGTTAGCGAAGCTCTTTATCGGTTGTCTAGCAGCTGTGACCTGTGGGATGATGTACGCCGTGTACCTGAGCACGTACCACGAGAGGAAGTTCTGGTTCTCCACTCGGCAG gagctggagagagagatcACCTTCCAGGGAGGCAGCGGTctttattactactactacaaacACATGCTGTTCGCCTCGTCCTTCGAGAAGG gtgtgcACGAGCTGATGCGAGATAACAGGACAGTATCTGGTCAGACCATTAATGCAGTGGAGCAGCTGTCTCTCTACCCCGAGCTCCTCAGCAGCCTGCTCTACAAACTGAGTGGCAGTCAG GACTCCATCGAGCCGGTTTATTTCTACATCGGCGTGGTGTTTGCGCTGCAGGCTGTCTTTGTGACGGCTCTGTTTATCTGCAGCTGGGTGATGAGTGGCACTTGGGTGGCTGGGATGCTGGCAGTGGCCTGGTTCATCATTAACAG gcCTGACACGACTAAAGTGGACTATGCTATTCCTCTGAGAGATAACTGGGCTCTCCCTTACTTCTCCTGCCAAGTAGCTGCTTTAACTGGCTTCCTGAGCAACAACATCAGCTCTTCTATGGAG atgttCTGTTACCTGCTGATGAGTGTGACGACGTTCACCTTCATAGTGATGTGGGAGCACAGCCACTACATACTGTTTATACAGGGACTTGCGCTCTTACTGCTGGACTGCTTCGATCTCGTACCAGCAcgcaag ACAGCAGATGTCCATAAAGTGTATCTGAGCTCTTTGTTCCTGGCGTATGTTGTGCAGTATCAGAAGGCCAGCCTACTTTCCTGTCCCCTCCTCAGTCTGCTGGTAGCCAACATGCTGGCCAAATACCTGCAG caaaaaCTGAAGATGGGCCCGCTGGTAGCGAGACTGATGAAGATTGTGCTACACCTTTACTTAGTCTTCACTGCAAGCATCACCTACAACTACCTGATCAAG AGAATTTTTCCAGTCAATCAGAGTGACTTCATCTTGAAGTTCCTGGAAATCAGGTTTGGCTTAAACTCGACAAC agagTTTATCCCCAACCTGCTGCTATGTGACGATGGTTTCCAGGCTCCGGGCCAGGACTTCTTCCTGCGTCTCACTCACACTTCTGTCCTGCCTTTTTATTTGCTCGTGCTGGTCATCTGCTTGCTGTCAATCATGCAGACCATCTACAGGAGACTCAG TGGTGAGAGAGCGATGGGCAGCGTGCAGATGGAGGACGGGCGGATCGGGGAGCGACCGGAGGTGATCTACCACGTGTTCCACACAATGCTGTTCGGAGCTCTGGCCATGCTGTTTCAGGG GTTAAAGTATCTTTGGACCCCATAcgtgtgtatgttcactgcaTTTGGTGTGTGTTCACCAGATCTCTGGATGACTGTCTTAAGATGGGTCAGACTCAAGTCTGTCCATCCTGTAGTGCTG GCACTCATCCTGAGCACCGCCGTGCCGACCATCATCGGCTTCAGCTTATGGAGAGAG TATTTCCCACGCGTACTGACAGAGCTTACAGAGGTTCAGGAGTTTTATGATCCTGATACAGTGGAGCTCATGAACTGGATTAG GAGTCAGGCTCCGCTCTCGGCCGTGTTCGCCGCGAGTCCTGCGCTGTCTGGAACGTTGAAGGTGTGTACGGGATGGCCGGTTGCCAGTCTCCCGCTCTACGCAGACCTCAGCCTGCTGCAGAGAACAGAGAGT ACGTATCAGGTGTATGCCATGCGCTCTGCCGAAGATGTCTATAAGCTGCTGACAGCTCAGAAGTCAAGTTACGTCATCATCGAAGAGGAGCTGTGTAACGAGATGAGTCCCGACAGAAGCTGCAGAATCAAAGACCTGCTCGACTACGCAAACGGCCAC GTGGTGTATGACCAAGGGGAAATGTACACTTTTTCCAAGCACGGGCGATTCTGTCACCAGATAAAAATGAACTACTCTCCATACACCAACTACTTCACACGAGTTTTCTGGAACCGCTCCTACCATGTCTACAAAGTCAACTCGGTCATCTCCTTCCAGTACTGA